One segment of Streptomyces sp. NA02950 DNA contains the following:
- the sucC gene encoding ADP-forming succinate--CoA ligase subunit beta, whose translation MDLFEYQARDLFAKHGVPVLAGEVIDTPEAAREVAERLGGRAVVKAQVKVGGRGKAGGVKLASDPADAVEKATQILGMDIKGHTVHKVMLAQTADIKEEYYVSFLLDRTNRTFLAMASVEGGVEIEVVAEQNPEALAKIAVDAIEGVTAEKAAEIVAAAKFPAEIADQVAEVLQQLWTVFIKEDALLVEVNPLVKTGDGQIIALDGKVSLDENAAFRQPEHEALEDKAAANPLEAAAKAKGLNYVKLDGEVGIIGNGAGLVMSTLDVVAYAGENHGGVKPANFLDIGGGASAEVMANGLEIILGDPDVKSVFVNVFGGITACDAVANGIVQALELLKSKGEDVTKPLVVRLDGNNAELGRKILTDANHPLVQQVDTMDGAAERAAELAAK comes from the coding sequence GTGGACCTGTTCGAGTACCAGGCGAGGGACCTCTTCGCCAAGCACGGTGTACCGGTGCTGGCCGGTGAAGTCATCGACACGCCTGAGGCGGCGCGCGAGGTGGCCGAGCGACTGGGCGGCCGTGCGGTCGTCAAGGCGCAGGTCAAGGTCGGTGGCCGCGGTAAGGCCGGCGGCGTCAAGCTGGCCTCCGACCCGGCCGACGCCGTGGAGAAGGCGACCCAGATCCTGGGCATGGACATCAAGGGCCACACGGTCCACAAGGTGATGCTCGCCCAGACCGCGGACATCAAGGAGGAGTACTACGTCTCCTTCCTGCTGGACCGCACCAACCGCACCTTCCTCGCCATGGCCTCCGTCGAGGGCGGCGTGGAGATCGAGGTCGTCGCGGAGCAGAACCCCGAGGCGCTCGCCAAGATCGCGGTGGACGCCATCGAGGGTGTGACCGCCGAGAAGGCCGCCGAGATCGTCGCCGCCGCGAAGTTCCCGGCCGAGATCGCGGACCAGGTCGCGGAGGTCCTCCAGCAGCTGTGGACCGTCTTCATCAAGGAAGACGCCCTGCTCGTCGAGGTGAACCCGCTGGTCAAGACAGGCGACGGCCAGATCATCGCGCTGGACGGCAAGGTCTCCCTGGACGAGAACGCCGCCTTCCGCCAGCCGGAGCACGAGGCGCTCGAGGACAAGGCCGCGGCCAACCCCCTCGAGGCGGCCGCCAAGGCCAAGGGCCTCAACTACGTCAAGCTCGACGGTGAGGTCGGCATCATCGGCAACGGCGCGGGTCTGGTCATGTCGACCCTCGACGTCGTCGCCTACGCCGGTGAGAACCACGGCGGTGTGAAGCCCGCCAACTTCCTCGACATCGGTGGTGGCGCCTCCGCCGAGGTGATGGCGAACGGTCTCGAGATCATCCTCGGCGACCCGGACGTCAAGTCGGTCTTCGTCAACGTCTTCGGTGGCATCACCGCCTGCGACGCCGTGGCCAACGGCATCGTCCAGGCCCTGGAGCTGCTGAAGTCCAAGGGCGAGGACGTCACCAAGCCGCTGGTCGTGCGCCTCGACGGCAACAACGCGGAGCTGGGTCGCAAGATCCTCACCGACGCCAACCACCCGCTGGTGCAGCAGGTGGACACCATGGACGGCGCGGCCGAGCGTGCCGCCGAGCTGGCTGCGAAGTAA
- the sucD gene encoding succinate--CoA ligase subunit alpha, with the protein MAIFLTKESKVIVQGMTGSEGQKHTRRMLASGTNIVGGVNPRKAGTTVDFDGNEVPVFGSVKEAIDATGADVTVIFVPEKFTKDAVIEAIDAEIPLAVVITEGIAVHDSANFWAYAGKKGNKTRIIGPNCPGLITPGQSNAGIIPADITKPGRIGLVSKSGTLTYQMMYELRDIGFSSCVGIGGDPIIGTTHIDALAAFEADPDTDLIVMIGEIGGDAEERAADFIKANVTKPVVGYVAGFTAPEGKTMGHAGAIVSGSSGTAQAKKEALEAAGVKVGKTPSETARLARAALAG; encoded by the coding sequence ATGGCTATCTTCCTCACCAAGGAAAGCAAGGTCATCGTCCAGGGGATGACCGGGTCCGAGGGTCAGAAGCACACCCGTCGGATGCTTGCCTCGGGCACCAACATCGTCGGTGGCGTGAACCCGCGCAAGGCCGGCACCACCGTTGACTTCGACGGCAACGAGGTCCCGGTCTTCGGCTCCGTCAAGGAGGCCATCGACGCCACCGGCGCCGATGTCACGGTCATCTTCGTCCCGGAGAAGTTCACCAAGGACGCGGTCATCGAGGCGATCGACGCCGAGATCCCGCTCGCCGTCGTGATCACCGAGGGCATCGCCGTCCATGACTCGGCCAACTTCTGGGCCTACGCGGGCAAGAAGGGCAACAAGACCCGCATCATCGGCCCGAACTGCCCGGGTCTGATCACGCCGGGTCAGTCGAACGCGGGCATCATCCCGGCCGACATCACCAAGCCCGGCCGGATCGGTCTGGTGTCGAAGTCCGGCACCCTGACCTACCAGATGATGTACGAGCTGCGGGACATCGGCTTCTCGTCCTGCGTCGGCATCGGCGGCGACCCGATCATCGGCACCACCCACATCGACGCCCTGGCCGCCTTCGAGGCCGACCCCGACACCGACCTGATCGTGATGATCGGTGAGATCGGCGGCGACGCCGAGGAGCGGGCCGCGGACTTCATCAAGGCCAACGTCACCAAGCCGGTCGTCGGCTATGTGGCGGGTTTCACCGCCCCCGAGGGCAAGACCATGGGCCACGCGGGTGCGATCGTGTCCGGTTCCTCCGGCACCGCGCAGGCGAAGAAGGAGGCCCTGGAGGCCGCGGGCGTGAAGGTCGGCAAGACCCCGTCCGAGACCGCCCGCCTCGCGCGCGCCGCGCTGGCCGGCTGA
- a CDS encoding DUF6350 family protein, translating to MTQTTTDRSPTLSSRGRAALQSPSAREAFLGGVVAAGLGLGVLSVAVLLLWITSPSPETSPDGALHVAADLWLLGHGSELVRTESLSGHSMPVGLLPLLIGLVPCWLLYRAAQHAVYRQETAEDDGEWVPGSSAVDPYTAFGWVTGGYLLVGVATVLYASSGPLHVNVVSALLHLPVAVASVAVLGVWVADGRFPVRFPARLKAPLRRIRGADKAVRALVWVRGRSWCRRRPLIAALRAGASALVVLLGCGALLTATSMLSHSGAAQLAFLQLSDVWSGRFAVLVVSLALLPNAIVWGAAYGVGAGFAAGGGSVIAPLGVTSTPKLPDLPLVAALPDAGSGVPLVWLTGIAAGMSLALFTGIAAARRLGRGDRPSWTLIETTMLAVLAALGCSAAMALLAAVSGGSLGVGILSDLGPSWWRTGGATLGWTALIGVPGAVVVRWVRLYVPTRSTWDEWKAARVASAELRARKRQARASERIARKAEREAVHAEAVAKAAGRPKPALPMEDVDLRKAMSEPWWQWLRPRTRTAEGGKRKRGAHRRGAGTGVDTGTDAPRDTAGAGSEPVNGIGRPAGPNGAAGAQGLTGTSSTDGVPGGKGAPGVNGGAEADRPAVAQPALGTAPHPRRRLTSWFKPIASVAAERSTAPAESGASGSSGSESAVSAESSSGGDVRPAAAKEDSGAPGTPSGARDA from the coding sequence GTGACCCAGACGACCACCGATCGCAGCCCGACGTTGTCCTCACGCGGCCGTGCCGCGCTCCAGAGTCCCTCCGCCCGGGAGGCGTTCCTCGGCGGTGTGGTCGCCGCGGGGCTCGGCCTGGGTGTGCTCTCCGTCGCCGTACTCCTGTTGTGGATCACCTCCCCGTCCCCGGAGACCAGCCCTGACGGGGCCCTGCACGTCGCCGCCGACCTGTGGCTGCTCGGCCACGGCTCGGAACTCGTGCGCACCGAGTCGCTCTCCGGGCACTCGATGCCCGTCGGACTGCTCCCGCTGCTGATCGGCCTGGTGCCGTGCTGGCTGCTCTACCGGGCCGCACAGCACGCCGTCTACCGGCAGGAGACCGCCGAGGACGACGGGGAGTGGGTGCCCGGGTCGTCCGCCGTGGATCCGTACACCGCCTTCGGGTGGGTGACCGGCGGCTATCTGCTGGTGGGCGTGGCGACCGTGCTCTACGCCTCGTCCGGCCCGCTGCACGTCAACGTGGTCAGTGCCCTGCTGCATCTGCCGGTGGCCGTCGCGTCCGTCGCGGTCCTCGGGGTGTGGGTGGCCGACGGGCGGTTCCCGGTACGGTTCCCGGCCCGGCTGAAGGCCCCGCTCCGCCGGATCCGGGGCGCCGACAAGGCTGTTCGCGCCCTGGTCTGGGTGCGCGGGCGGAGCTGGTGCCGACGCCGTCCGCTGATCGCCGCCCTCCGGGCCGGGGCGAGCGCCCTGGTGGTGCTGCTGGGCTGTGGCGCGCTGCTCACCGCCACCTCGATGCTCAGCCACTCCGGCGCGGCCCAGTTGGCGTTCCTCCAGCTCAGCGATGTGTGGTCGGGGCGGTTCGCGGTACTGGTGGTGAGCCTGGCACTGCTGCCGAACGCGATCGTCTGGGGCGCCGCCTACGGGGTCGGCGCCGGATTCGCGGCCGGCGGGGGCAGCGTGATCGCCCCGCTCGGTGTCACCTCGACCCCCAAGCTGCCGGACCTCCCCCTGGTCGCCGCGCTGCCCGACGCCGGATCGGGAGTGCCGCTGGTCTGGCTGACCGGTATCGCGGCGGGGATGTCACTGGCCCTCTTCACCGGGATCGCGGCGGCACGGCGGCTGGGCCGCGGTGACCGGCCCTCCTGGACCCTGATCGAGACCACGATGCTGGCCGTGCTGGCGGCGCTGGGCTGCTCCGCCGCGATGGCGCTGCTGGCGGCCGTCTCGGGCGGCTCGCTGGGCGTGGGCATCCTCTCCGACCTGGGCCCGAGCTGGTGGCGTACGGGTGGGGCCACCCTCGGCTGGACGGCGCTGATCGGAGTGCCGGGAGCGGTGGTGGTGCGCTGGGTCCGGCTGTACGTCCCGACCCGGTCGACCTGGGACGAGTGGAAGGCGGCCCGGGTGGCGAGCGCGGAGCTGCGTGCGCGGAAGCGCCAGGCACGCGCCTCGGAACGGATCGCCCGGAAGGCCGAGCGGGAGGCGGTGCACGCGGAGGCGGTGGCGAAGGCGGCGGGGCGGCCGAAGCCCGCGTTGCCCATGGAGGACGTCGATCTGCGCAAGGCCATGTCCGAGCCGTGGTGGCAGTGGCTCCGGCCGCGTACGCGCACCGCGGAGGGCGGAAAGCGGAAGCGCGGGGCGCACCGCCGGGGCGCGGGTACGGGCGTGGACACGGGTACGGACGCCCCCCGGGACACCGCCGGAGCCGGGTCAGAACCGGTGAACGGGATCGGCCGCCCCGCCGGTCCGAACGGCGCTGCGGGCGCGCAGGGTTTGACCGGCACGAGCAGCACGGATGGCGTTCCCGGCGGGAAGGGCGCTCCTGGCGTGAACGGCGGCGCGGAGGCCGACCGTCCGGCGGTGGCGCAGCCCGCCCTCGGCACCGCACCGCATCCACGGCGTCGGCTGACCTCCTGGTTCAAGCCCATCGCGTCCGTGGCGGCCGAGCGGTCCACCGCACCGGCCGAGTCGGGTGCGTCCGGCAGCTCCGGGAGCGAGTCGGCGGTGTCCGCGGAGTCCTCGTCCGGCGGCGACGTACGCCCCGCGGCGGCCAAGGAGGACAGCGGCGCCCCCGGAACGCCGAGCGGCGCCCGGGACGCGTAG